The genomic interval CCAGGCCCTGATTGGCCGCCTCCCACATGTATTGCACCCCGACCTGGGCGTCCGGCTTGATGCAGACGCCCCAGGCCAGCATGTCCCCCCACAGGAACTGATAGGCCGGGATCTTCATCACAGAGGCGCGCGCCTCTATGTCCTGGGTCAGCTGGCACCTGTCCTGCTTCACCCGGGTCAGATGACGTCCCTGCTCTATCCAGTTGAGCAGCTCGTCCTGGCGATAGAGCGGCACCGCCTGCAGATCTCCGGTGACCAGGGAGCCAGGGTTCACCGCCTTGGGCAGCGGTGCAGCCGCCGGGGCCGATGTCACTGGGGCAGGTGCGGCAAGGGTCGACAGCACAGGGGCCGGATCAGTCGCCGGCACAGCGGCTGAGGGTACAGCTGCGGTGGCCGGTAGGGTCGCTGACGCAACCGGCACTGGCGCTGGGGCGGTCGATGGCATGGCCGCCGAGGGTGCCGGGACGGAGGCAGCCGCCACCGACTGGGTTTGCGTGGCTGCCGATACCGGCTCGGCCCCCTGCAAGGGGAGGCTGCACAGACCGACGAGGCCGACGAGGGTACTGGGTTTCATCATAGGGATCTCCTGCTGCCCTCTTTATCGGCAGCCGGGTCCATCTCCTTAGTCCGTCACACCAAACCCCGGAAATGACAAAGGGGAGCCTGGGCTCCCCTCATGATCGACGCTGCGGCTTACTTGACGAAGTCGACACCCAGCTGGATATCGGCCTTCAGGGTAGCCAGCATGCTGTCCATGGACTCTTGCTCGAAGGCACTCAGCTTGCCGTAGTCCAGCACGCTCTCGACACCGTTCTTGCCCAGCAGTACCGGCTGCGCGAAGAAGGTGGCGTGCTCGCCATTGCCTTCCACATAGGCGCACTCGATGACGTTGGCTTCGCCCTGCAGACCCTTGATGAGGGACAGACCGAAACGGCAGGCCGCCTGACCCATGGAGAGAGTGGCAGAACCGCCACCGGCCTTGGCTTCCACCACTTCGGTACCGGCATTCTGGATACGCTTGGTCATGGCAGCCGCTTCTTCCGCGGTGAAGCTGGCCCCTTCGATCTGGGACAGCAGCGGCAGAATGGTCACGCCACTGTGGCCACCGATCACGTTGACGCGGATCTTGTCGATGTTCAGGCCCTTGGCCTCGGCCACGAAGGTCTCGCCACGGATGACGTCCAGGGTGGTGACGCCGAACAGGCGACGCTTGTCATAGACACCGGCCTTTTTCAGCACTTCGGCGGCAATGGCGACCGTGGTGTTGACCGGGTTGGTGATGATGCCGATCAGTGCCTTGGGGCAGGAGACGGCACACTTCTCCACCAGGTTCTTGACGATACCGGCGTTGATGTTGAACAGATCGGAACGATCCATGCCGGGCTTGCGTGCCACGCCGGCCGAGATCAGCACGACATCGGCGCCGACCAGAGCAGGGCTCGGATCTTCACCGCAGAAACCTTTTACTTTCACGTCAGTCGGGATATGGCTCAGGTCCGCCGCCACGCCCGGAGTGACCGGGGCAATGTCATACAGGCTCAACTCGGAACCGGCAGGCAGGCGATTTTTCAACAGCAGAGCAAGGGCTTGGCCGATGCCACCGGCGGCACCCAGAACGGCAACTTTCATGATCAACTCCATGTCTAAGCGTAGGTTTAAGGTTGTTTCTAGTTGGGTTAACGCTATTTCTTATTGTGCGCCTCACCTTAAAGGATCCCCTGCTAAAAAACAATCTGATAACAGTTGTAATCACGGGTTCTGTGAGCCAGGGAACAGGCGGCGACGAAAGCGGAGAGGAATATGCGATAAATGGGAGGAAAGACACAGATTTCCTGTGCTTCCCCCACCATTAAGAGGTAAATACGACTGCTTCAGGACTGGAATGCCAGTGCTCGCTTCTCGTACCAGCGGAAACCAATTGTTAACAATCCATTCATGGTCAGGTAGAGACCCCCGGCCACGGTGAACACCGCCAGGGTGTCATAGGTCTGGGCGTTGAGACGCTGGGCCAACCCCATGATGTCCATGATGGTGATGGTGCTGGCGAGGGAACTGCCCTTGAGCACCAGGATCACCTCGTTGGAGTAGGCTGGCACCAGCCGACGGGCGGCGTGACGCGCCTTCATCCACAGGGTCTGGCCGGCCGAGAAACCGAGCGCCCGGCAGGCTTCCACCTCGCCGGCGGGGATGGCATCTAGCGCCCCCTTGAACAGCCGGGTGGAGTAGGCTGCGGTGTTGAAACCGAGCGCCAGCACGGCGCAGAACCAGGGCTGCTTGAGCAGCGGCCAGAGCGGCCCGGCCTTGAGCCATTCAAACTGACCCGGCCCGTAGTAGATGAGGAAGATCTGGATGAGCAGCGGCGTGCCGGTAAAGACCAGTACCCAGAGCTGCACCAGCTGGGTCGCCACCGGAATGCGGCGCTCCAGCACCCAGGTCATACCAGCCGCCATCAGCACGCCGAGCAGCAGGCTGAAGGCGGTGAGCTGCAGGGTAATCGCCAGCCCACCCAGCAGGGTCATCAGGTAATCCTGCATGATCAGCCTCCGTAACGGCGGGTAGAAGGAGCAGCCTGCTTGAACCCGCAGTCACTCAGCTGACTCAAGACGGTCGGTTGCAGGGTGATAACAAATCCCCACAGCAGGGTCATCAGATAGTCCTGCATGATCAGCCTCCGTAACGACGGGTATAGCGAGCCGCCTGCTTCAAGCCAAATTCACTCACCAGGCTGATGGCCAGGTAGATGAGGGCTGCCGCGGCATACCAGGTGAAGGGTTCATAGGTGCTGGCAGAGGCCATCTGGGCCTGGCGCATCATCTCGTTTACCCCGATGAGGGAGACCAATGCGGTATCCTTGAGCAGCACCAGCCACTGGTTGCCCAGCCCCGGCAGGGCATGGCGCCAGGCCTGGGGCAGCACGATGCGAAAGAAGATGTGGCTCTTGCCGAGACCGAGCGCCAGCGCCGCCAGCCGCTGCCCGGCGGGCACCGCATTAAGGGCGGCCCGCAGAGTCTGGGTGGCATAACTGGCGAACAGCAGAGAGAGCGCCAGCACGCCGCAGGCGAAGGGGCTGAACTCCACATACTCCCCGGTGATGAGGAACAGAACCTGGGTCGAGCCGAAGTAGATGAACAGCACCACCAGCAGCTCGGGCAAACCACGAATGAGCGTGGTCAGCGTGGCCACAGGCCACACCAGCCAACTGCGCTTGCTGAGCTCGGCGGCGCTGAACGCCAGCGCAAGTGTCATGCCCCCGACCAGTGATGCCAAGGCCAGCCCCAGGGTCATCCAGGCTGCATCCAACAACAGGCTCAACATGGCTTACTGCGCGAAGTACTTGTCATAGATCTTCTGATAGGTGCCGTTGGCCTTGATCTCGGCCAGCCCCTTGTTCAGCTGAGTCAGCAGCTCCTGGTTGCCCTTGGCCACAGCGATGCCAAAGCCGGTACCGAAGTACTTGGCGTCGGTCACCGGCGTGCCGATGACAGCGTACTCCTTGTGCTGCTTGAGCCAGTCGGCGGCGACGGCGGTGTCGGCGAAGACACCGTCGGTGCGACCGTTCATCATGTCGAGGAAGGCGCTCTGGTAACTGGCGTAGGGCACGGTCAGCAGACCCTTGCTCACCCAGTTGTCCACCAGGTAGGACTGGTGGGAGGTGCCGTTCTGCACGCCGACCGTCTTGTCCACCAGCTCTTCAGGCCCCTTGAAGGCGCCCTTCTTGGCCACGAATACCGCCGAGTTCTCGTAATAGATGTCGGAGAAGTCGACCTGGGCGGCCCGCTCCGGGGTCACGTCCATGGCGGCGATGACGGCGTCATAGCGACGGAACTTGAGGCTGGGGATCAGGCTGTCGAAGGCCTGGTTGTGGAAGCTGCACTCCAGCTTGGCCTGCTCGCAGACGGCGCGGGCCAGATCGATGTCAAAGCCCTGGAACTCGTTCTTGTCATCCAGGTATTCGAACGGCGCATAGGTGGCCTCGGTGGCGAACTTGATCTCCTTTGCCAGCACGGAGGTGCTCAGCAGACCCATGGCGGCAACCAGCAACAGACTCTTTTTCATGACAGCTTCCTTATCGATTCAGTATCAATGCATCAAGAATTCGGCAAACCGGCTGGTTTGCGGAGATTGGAAGATGGCGGCGGTGCCGGATTCGATGATCCGCCCCTTCTCCAGATAAATCACCTGACTGGCCACCTTGCGGGCGAACTCCACCTCGTGGGTCACCACCACCTGGGTGATGCCGGTCTGGCTCAGGGTGCGGATGATCTCCGCCACCTCTTTGGTTATTTCGGGATCGAGGGCCGCGGTCGGTTCATCGAACAGCAGCACCTGGGGATCCATCATCAGGGTTCTGGCAATGGCCACCCGCTGCTGCTGACCACCGGAGAGGCGCGCAGGCCAGGCATCCCGCTTGTCGGCCAGCTGCAACTGGGCCAACAGGTAGGCGCCCTTCTCGATGGCGGCCTCGCGGCTCATGCCCAGCACCTTGACGGGGGCTTCAATCAAGTTCTCCATCACGGTGAGATGAGGCCACAGATTGTACTGCTGGAACACCATGCCCACCTTGCGGCGCAAGGCCTGGGCCTGACGGTTGAATTCCGCGGCAGAGAGGCTGGACGGGAAAGAAAATTCACTGTCCGCAATGCGCAGCACACCCGCATCCGGGGTATCCAGCAGGTTCATCATCCGCAGCAGCGAACTCTTGCCCGCACCGCTCGGGCCCAGCAATACCAAGGTCTCGCCGGGTGCGGTCCGGAAGCTGACCTGTTGCAGTACCGGCACCTTGTGCCAGGATTTTTCGATGCCGATTAATTCGATACCCATACAGCCCAATTGAATAAGTTTTCAAAATTTCGTCCTGATTCTAGCGCCAGCATAAGTTGATGCAAGCTATATTTGAATCAATATGCAGAACAAGCGCCGCTTCCTTGCCAAAACAGGCATATGAATGCAAAATAGCAGCGCTGTTCGTATCTGCCGCCTGAGCGTGACAGGCGGTCACCTCCCTCATTCGTGAGTCCAAGATGAAACATAACGACAAGCAAGAAAAACTGGCCAAGGCCTTTAAAGCCTTGCTGAAAGAGGAGCGCTTTGGCTCCCAGGCAGAGATAGTCACTGCCCTGCAAGAGATGGGCTTTGAGAACATCAACCAGTCCAAGGTCTCGCGCATGCTGAGCCGCTTCGGCGCCGTCCGCACCCGCAATGCCAAGATGGAGATGGTCTACTGCCTGCCGGTGGAGCTGGGTGTGCCCACCACCTCCAGCCCGCTCAAGAACCTGGTACTGGATGTCGACCACAACGGTGCCCTGGTGGTGATCCACACCAGCCCGGGGGCGGCCCAGCTCATCGCCCGTCTGCTCGACTCCCTCGGCAAGGCCGAAGGTATCCTCGGCACCATCGCCGGTGATGACACCATCTTCATCACCCCGACCAGCGACACCGACATCGAAGAGCTCTACCTCTCCGCACTCGAGCTGTTCGAACAGACCCCCTGATCGGGTCGCGATCGCGCCACCCGAACGAAAAATCCCGGCCAAGGCCGGGATTTTTGTTTCTGTGCGATCCGCAAGTGGACTTAGTTGCCCCGGGCGACCAGAAAATCGATGGAGGGGGCGAAGAAGGCCGCTCCTGTCACCGCCCTGGTGAAGCGCAGCAGGTGATCGAAGTGGCTGCCCTCTCCCTTGTACATGCTGGCCAGCATGGCATTGAAATGCAGCGGAGTGCGGCAGCAGGAGATGAAGTAGAGCCCCTGCTCGGTCATGGTGCCCCAGGGCATGCTCTGGCGCAGTATCTCCATGGACTCTCCCTTCGGGGTCTTGAGGTTGACCCGCTTGATGTGGGAGGTCAGGGGCTTGTCGGCCGACTCGTACTCGATGTTGTCCGCCTTGGTACGGCCTATGATGTCCTCCTGCTCCTTCAGCGCCAGCTTCTCCCAGTCGCTCATGGCATGGACCCAGCGCTGGACATGGACATAGGATCCGCCGGCAAACTCGCCCCCCTCCAGCAGCGCCACCTCGGCCCTGTGCTCATCCTGGGGGTTCTCGGTGCCGTCGACGAAACCGGTCAGGTCGCGGCAATCCAGATTGCGGAAACCACGCACCTCTTCGGCCAGCGCCACCAGC from Aeromonas rivipollensis carries:
- the mdh gene encoding malate dehydrogenase, whose amino-acid sequence is MKVAVLGAAGGIGQALALLLKNRLPAGSELSLYDIAPVTPGVAADLSHIPTDVKVKGFCGEDPSPALVGADVVLISAGVARKPGMDRSDLFNINAGIVKNLVEKCAVSCPKALIGIITNPVNTTVAIAAEVLKKAGVYDKRRLFGVTTLDVIRGETFVAEAKGLNIDKIRVNVIGGHSGVTILPLLSQIEGASFTAEEAAAMTKRIQNAGTEVVEAKAGGGSATLSMGQAACRFGLSLIKGLQGEANVIECAYVEGNGEHATFFAQPVLLGKNGVESVLDYGKLSAFEQESMDSMLATLKADIQLGVDFVK
- a CDS encoding ATP-binding cassette domain-containing protein — protein: MGIELIGIEKSWHKVPVLQQVSFRTAPGETLVLLGPSGAGKSSLLRMMNLLDTPDAGVLRIADSEFSFPSSLSAAEFNRQAQALRRKVGMVFQQYNLWPHLTVMENLIEAPVKVLGMSREAAIEKGAYLLAQLQLADKRDAWPARLSGGQQQRVAIARTLMMDPQVLLFDEPTAALDPEITKEVAEIIRTLSQTGITQVVVTHEVEFARKVASQVIYLEKGRIIESGTAAIFQSPQTSRFAEFLMH
- the artQ gene encoding arginine ABC transporter permease ArtQ — translated: MLSLLLDAAWMTLGLALASLVGGMTLALAFSAAELSKRSWLVWPVATLTTLIRGLPELLVVLFIYFGSTQVLFLITGEYVEFSPFACGVLALSLLFASYATQTLRAALNAVPAGQRLAALALGLGKSHIFFRIVLPQAWRHALPGLGNQWLVLLKDTALVSLIGVNEMMRQAQMASASTYEPFTWYAAAALIYLAISLVSEFGLKQAARYTRRYGG
- a CDS encoding Dyp-type peroxidase, which gives rise to MKAQAGICAEPNLHALYLMFNRTGDGAELAARLAKLPVLWDAVSADFPDAGFSGLVAVGAEGWDAIYPVARPPLFRGFMAQEANGQEAPSTPFDLFVQLRADRVDVLHHAGQRVMALLAGLVALAEEVRGFRNLDCRDLTGFVDGTENPQDEHRAEVALLEGGEFAGGSYVHVQRWVHAMSDWEKLALKEQEDIIGRTKADNIEYESADKPLTSHIKRVNLKTPKGESMEILRQSMPWGTMTEQGLYFISCCRTPLHFNAMLASMYKGEGSHFDHLLRFTRAVTGAAFFAPSIDFLVARGN
- the artM gene encoding arginine ABC transporter permease ArtM — encoded protein: MQDYLMTLLGGLAITLQLTAFSLLLGVLMAAGMTWVLERRIPVATQLVQLWVLVFTGTPLLIQIFLIYYGPGQFEWLKAGPLWPLLKQPWFCAVLALGFNTAAYSTRLFKGALDAIPAGEVEACRALGFSAGQTLWMKARHAARRLVPAYSNEVILVLKGSSLASTITIMDIMGLAQRLNAQTYDTLAVFTVAGGLYLTMNGLLTIGFRWYEKRALAFQS
- a CDS encoding transporter substrate-binding domain-containing protein, translating into MKKSLLLVAAMGLLSTSVLAKEIKFATEATYAPFEYLDDKNEFQGFDIDLARAVCEQAKLECSFHNQAFDSLIPSLKFRRYDAVIAAMDVTPERAAQVDFSDIYYENSAVFVAKKGAFKGPEELVDKTVGVQNGTSHQSYLVDNWVSKGLLTVPYASYQSAFLDMMNGRTDGVFADTAVAADWLKQHKEYAVIGTPVTDAKYFGTGFGIAVAKGNQELLTQLNKGLAEIKANGTYQKIYDKYFAQ
- the argR gene encoding transcriptional regulator ArgR; the protein is MKHNDKQEKLAKAFKALLKEERFGSQAEIVTALQEMGFENINQSKVSRMLSRFGAVRTRNAKMEMVYCLPVELGVPTTSSPLKNLVLDVDHNGALVVIHTSPGAAQLIARLLDSLGKAEGILGTIAGDDTIFITPTSDTDIEELYLSALELFEQTP